The genomic DNA ctcctccaaacccaaattctccaccacctctccacctccctcccttcagcctccacctcgccgccctcgaaCGAGAAGAATACGTCACCTGCTCCTACGACTCTGACTGCGAGCTCCCAAGCGGTAAAGTCCGGCGCGTCAACCTCAAAGCCAAGCGCCCCAATCCCAACATTAAGCCCTGGCACGACCCAGATGACATTATCAGCGAGGAGTACAGGAACAAGTGGCTCGTCAATCCGGACGGCAAACCCATTTGTATCGTGTCACGgcgttggttttggtggctACGAGGACGGTTCCTGTTtctgtggatgatgatgacgatgagaaTGTTACACCGGGCGTCGCGGAATCTGGGGCTGCGGAATCTGGTATTGATGTACcagcggctgctgctcccgaTGTTGCCACTCCCGGTGTTGCTGCCACCGCCGAAAACGGTAGGCATATTCGGGTGCCCGTTTCTCCCTCACGCATGGTTGGTGCAGTTCGCCCGAGTACCATGCGCAACGGTTATGTTCCCCTTGAAATAGTCAGAGACGCGGTTAAGCGCGCTCGAGAGGAGTTGGGCATGAATCCGTAATCATCGGCGGAATGcattttccttttcttttgggatATCAACACATGAATTTGACAACAAACAAAGCATAAACTTCACACACCTACACATAGAACTCTAATTAGAACCGTCTTACCTCCATATAACAGTCTCCCTCATTTAGACTTTTTACATCACCCACAAACCTACTTTACCATTTCCATGACATATCCCCCTAgaccctctctctcaccacACCCCCCGTCACATTCGCCGGTCCATCCCACTGCAACCTCCCCGGCACCCTCTTCGCAATAACCGGCACCCAAACACTATCATACAGCCCCGGCCCCCCATCGGCCGCCCTACTCCCCGGCTCTAAACTTCCCAACTGCCTCTGATCCGTACAACACGGGCTATTAACCCCCCAAAACGGCCCCGCCGCCCAAGCCGTCCACCCAATATactcctcattctcctccaTATACCCCagcatcccctccaacatcaGTTTACACTCCGTCGTATTCGAACCCCCAAACTCAGTAAcaaaccccttcaacccatgctccctcaaccaacccGTCACCCCCGCCAAGTTCGCCACCGGATCCTGCGTACAAGCCGTATGCCCCCCGCTAAAATCCTCATCCAAATACTCATGGATATCCACCGCCAGGTTTTTGATCGGGTCGACAAGTTTGTGAATCCATTTGCTGTTTGCCTCGTCACCTCCCTTTGTCCAGTAATGCCCACCCGACCAGGCGTTTCCTGGAGTCAAAATCATGTTGTTTGCTCCCGTCGCGCGGATTGCCGTGATGGCGgcttggaggttggagaagacgaGCCGGGAGGGCATGCTATGCGGTTCGTTCATTAGACCGAACAAGACTTTTTCGTTGGTTTTAAAGCGGGAGGCGAGCTCGCCCCAGAAGGCTGCGAACTGGGCTGTTGTCGCGGCGGTGGGGTCGGAGGTGTTGCCTATGACGGAGCCGGAGAagggctgggaggaggggtcgttGTAGCGCATGTAGTTGTGGGGGTCGAGGATGGCGTCTGTTTCTGAGGTTAATGATggtggaaggagaaggggggaggaggagagaacaTACAAGCgcccttggtgatggtgatgtaATCTATCGCCTCTTTAAAGTGCTCAAAGTGAGTCTCGTTGAACTTTGCCCCGAGGCCGTAAGACAAGGGGCACATCCTCTCAAGGAGAAAGGCAacgcggtggaggttgaCCTTGTGGCTGTCGATCATGGTGTCGACGCCagaggtggagatgaaggcgTAATCGACGCCGAAACGGCCGGGGAGAACTTCATTTTCAATCAGTACCAAGAAAGATGTCTTGTTGCCGAAAACCGACGAGTCCCGGGAAGGAAGCAATCAGTGAAGAAGGTGTCCGACTTTCAAACATTTTCATCGTGCTTGCCACACGACCATATAATTTTAATAGTAGCCGCAACGAAGCGGGATGAACGAGCGGGTGCAATCTATTTTCTGGAAAGCTTGACCGTGAGCCGAAGTCGATCCCCGATCTCCCATCTACTCGGGACATGTTGCGGCTGTTCTTGTCGAATGGACGCCCGCTTATTGATGTGATCTTCAGAGGACAATCAATGGGAATGCAAGCTTGGCAAGGATGTGGTGATAACGGCGAGTTGGGAATGGCGATTTTGTCTTCTACCCTCGGAGAAATATGAAGCGGGCAGTCGCGAGGGCGGAGGGAGCCTTTCCGGGTGTGGGTAAATctgctgccgttgccgttgacgCGTGAAAAGAGTGGCAGAAaacatcatcgtcaccatcatcaccaccaccagacatAGAGTCAATCAggacaaaaaaaataacaaaAGCTCACCGGCCAACTCCGTAGAGGTGGCCGGCTACGAAACCCTCGGTAGGGTTTTCTTCGTAATGGGGGGGCGGTCGAAGGGGGGTCAAATTCCTTGAAGGCCATCTTAAAGACAGGGCATCGCTGAGGAGTCGAACTTAGGCGTTCACGGAGCAGTGCTTTCATACCGGGCATTGTTAGTTGCCTAATCCGGGCCACCTATGTCTTAGCCGCTGAGCCGTCTGACCATTCCAGTTACCAGATGAGTGCGTAGGTGGTTGCTGAAAGCTACTTCCAGGTTGCGGGCACTGATACATATACCGTCAGACACTGTTGCGCCCTCGTATGTCCTCCACGCCACTCGCAACACAAACGCTGGTCAGCTTTCATTGCAGGTTGCTGCGGGCAAAGATCCTGACTGCCTTTGTGTTTTATCTCTATGAACCTGGCTACACTGAACCCAGTCGTCGACTTTCAATCTCCCACAGCTGCATTGCGCCTCAGACCTTTCGCATAGACCCAGGCCCGATCTTTCGACAGACTTTAAGGCCCAGCCCGATTGGCATTCGGTGCAGCCTCACTCCAAACCGGCCCACCAGGAGCCACATATTGTGTCTGCCCCTGCTGAATCCTCCACAGCTCAGCCAAGATCTATTAGAATACCTGTCAGCCTCAAATCCGCCACCAGCATACATCATCCTCAATAGACTTACACCAGGGTCCTCGGGCTTGTAAGCACCCGGCAGAGCAATTCCTGCAGGCAATTGCGTCGTCCCACCTTGCGTCACCCGAATCTGAGTGCAGCTTGGATAGAACTGCGCGCCCATCCTCGTCCCTGCAACGTGCAGGCCCAGAATCTCGTGACGAAGAAGATATTCACCCGGAGCTAGCTTCGGTGGGATAGTGACGGACCACTTGGCGCCTTGTTCGCGAAGGAGGTCAGAGGCCCAGGGAGGATGACCTTGCGGGTTGTAGGAGAGCTGCTCGATCTTGACCCAGACGTTGCCGGTGTCGCCTTTGAAGGTCTTGCAATCGTTGTTGGCACATTTGGCGAGGTAACTGGGAAAACAGCCGTTAGGCGAAGATGGGATCAGTGTTAGAATGGGGAAGCTTACGTGAATACCGGGCCACTGTGGGAAGATCCCCATTGATCCCAGTTGAAAGTTCTAAGACAGTTGTGGTAAGTTGGGATGGACTTTGACAATAGACAAGAAATACATTAGCACTTACACTTTGTCACCAGCCTTGAGCTCGATGATGCCCTGAGCTGGAATAtttccaccagcaccacacCTGGCGTATCATCAGCGGCCTAAAAGTCAAAGTCAGAAGTGGGAGATGGCTTGGACATACGTGATATCATTCGTTGTAAAATCGGGCACCGGTCCATTGTTGGCAAGCTGTCGTGCATAGCggacgggaggagggttcACGTAGTTGTCCTGTCCAACCTGCCACGCGAGGTAGTTCTTTCCGTCCACGGTGATGCTCTTCAGAAAGCCATGTCCTGATACAAGGCTTGCAAGGCCAACGACCAGGGCCACAGTTGAAAGAGGTGTCATTTTTTTGATGTTAACGTCAAGTTCTGCGATGTCCTTCAACTTGAGCAAGGAAAAACCTCAGCAGAAGAACTTAATCAGGAGACAGCCCTCCTTATACCTGGATCTTCCTCAGTCCAAGTTGATCCATGTCCAGGAATTGCTGTCATTCCCAGTGTCAATCACAGATCAAAACAGGTCAAGTCCATATTTTGAGACAGTTCGAGAGAGTTGATTGGCCAAGCCACTTCCTAACGGAGTAGCTCTGTCCGCGGTCGTCAACGCTGTGTTGATCACCAACAAGGAGTCTGAACGGCTCACGGCCAGGACCTGACATGTTGGGACGCGGCGCTTGGGTGGCCGTCATTGGAGGGATTTCTTGGATACCGGGTAGCCTCGTTCCCTTCACCAGCCGCAACCGCCACACCCTTGGTGGCGGCCTTGGCCATATCACGATACGCTTGGCAAgaatgtggtggtgagcggtATGTGTAGCCAAGAGGTGCTCTGGTCATAAGAGGACCACCGATATCGAAACTCAGAAAAGAAGTCACCGAGCAATATTGTCATCCTGATGAAGATATCTTGTCCTGGCTCGCTGATGAAATTGAACGCCGGAACGGTGGTCGTTAGCTGAGACCACTTTCGGTCAAAACCATCAGTCTTTGTGGTATCATCATCTCAAGGTCTTCAACAATCCGTTAAGGCCATAATGAAACACACAATGAGCTAGCAAGCCGTTGTACCGTCTACTATAATCGCCGGTCAGCGTTCAAACTTGTCATGAGATGTCAACCCCAGCTTGTGCTACACCAGATGATGGCTACAAATCGCGCATATAGGTACTCGTCGTTGGCCCGAAAAAAACGTACCAAACATgcaccttcacccccctctcaactTCTCGAAGATTGGAAAACGGGCCGGCCTGATGCCAGACTGGCGCGTGGATGGTTCGTGGAACGCTGAAGATGCACGGCGCCAAGACTTCAAGTTGGCGGACACATTGATCCACACTTGACGTGCTGTGGGGCCATGTCTCcaccttccccatccccgcaATCTTTCGCCCTGAACCAAACAGAGGGCGGCGTCGACATGCAGCCAAGCTCGCACAAAGCATCTTCAACATGGAGCTCGTGATGGAGACTCATCCGTGATCGTTCCTCGGGATGGATGGAGTGAACCCCACGGCAACCCACCTCGTAAACCCGTCGCATCCGACCCGAGGATGAAGCATGAGATGCCGCCGGGTATTCTGCCAGCCATAAGACGGTTGATGGCAATCACGGAACACGCATCGGGACATCAAATCGACCCCTCATCAAGGGCGGGGTAGCACACGCCCCCCTTAAGAGGCACCGTGCAGTGCAGGAAGCAGGGACAGATGGAGTGGAGAGGAACTGAAAGGGATGTTTAATACCAATGACCCCTCTGCCTGCCCTCCACTGCCCTGTGGGACAAGAGAAATCTCTTTCCTTCCACTCAATTCATTGTTTTGACAGCAGACGACCAAg from Podospora pseudoanserina strain CBS 124.78 chromosome 2, whole genome shotgun sequence includes the following:
- a CDS encoding hypothetical protein (CAZy:GH5; COG:G; EggNog:ENOG503P093), translating into MIDSHKVNLHRVAFLLERMCPLSYGLGAKFNETHFEHFKEAIDYITITKGAYAILDPHNYMRYNDPSSQPFSGSVIGNTSDPTAATTAQFAAFWGELASRFKTNEKVLFGLMNEPHSMPSRLVFSNLQAAITAIRATGANNMILTPGNAWSGGHYWTKGGDEANSKWIHKLVDPIKNLAVDIHEYLDEDFSGGHTACTQDPVANLAGVTGWLREHGLKGFVTEFGGSNTTECKLMLEGMLGYMEENEEYIGWTAWAAGPFWGVNSPCCTDQRQLGSLEPGSRAADGGPGLYDSVWVPVIAKRVPGRLQWDGPANVTGGVVRERV
- a CDS encoding hypothetical protein (CAZy:AA9; COG:G; EggNog:ENOG503PAYW) is translated as MTPLSTVALVVGLASLVSGHGFLKSITVDGKNYLAWQVGQDNYVNPPPVRYARQLANNGPVPDFTTNDITCGAGGNIPAQGIIELKAGDKVTFNWDQWGSSHSGPVFTYLAKCANNDCKTFKGDTGNVWVKIEQLSYNPQGHPPWASDLLREQGAKWSVTIPPKLAPGEYLLRHEILGLHVAGTRMGAQFYPSCTQIRVTQGGTTQLPAGIALPGAYKPEDPGILAELWRIQQGQTQYVAPGGPVWSEAAPNANRAGP